A single region of the Pirellulales bacterium genome encodes:
- a CDS encoding acylneuraminate cytidylyltransferase, with product MDGLVARPEVLAIVQARGGSKGLLRKNVLPLGGHPLLAYSIASALAAESITRLIVSTDDDEIAAVAAQYGAEVPFRRPPELAADDTPDYPLFVHALDWLDREGSYRPEIVVQLRPTTPLRPRGLLDEAVRLLSADLQADCVRGVTTPKQTPYKMWRDAANGYLAPLMATEFAEPYNMPRQKLPTAYWQTGHVDAIRTTTIRQQHSLTGKRVRPVFVDWSYCVDIDTLADFELAQQVIDRKHLQIDMPYVAGDRESNRRHGGPSDKSRGRRWPEQLDLVVFDFDGVMTDNRVLVFDDGGEAVLCDRSDGLGVSMLRKRGFELVVLSTETHPVVEARCRKLGIACRQGLADKQAALVELVGQRQLRLENTIYLGNDANDFGCFASAGFAIAVADAHPSAFERVDFVLSRPGGQGAVRELCEILLKRYPRGEAAGVRPEVLENGNNA from the coding sequence ATAGCATCGCGTCCGCTCTGGCGGCCGAATCGATCACGCGGCTGATTGTCTCGACCGACGACGACGAGATTGCAGCGGTAGCGGCACAGTATGGCGCGGAAGTGCCATTTCGGCGTCCGCCCGAATTGGCGGCCGACGACACGCCCGACTATCCGCTCTTTGTCCATGCGCTAGACTGGCTCGATCGCGAGGGAAGCTATCGGCCTGAGATCGTGGTGCAACTTCGGCCGACAACGCCGCTTCGGCCGCGAGGGCTGTTGGACGAAGCGGTTCGGTTGCTTTCCGCCGACCTGCAGGCGGATTGCGTACGCGGCGTGACGACGCCCAAGCAAACACCGTACAAGATGTGGCGAGACGCGGCGAACGGGTATTTGGCGCCTCTCATGGCGACGGAGTTTGCCGAACCCTATAACATGCCCCGGCAAAAGCTGCCGACCGCCTATTGGCAAACCGGCCATGTCGATGCCATTCGCACCACCACGATCCGGCAGCAGCATTCGCTCACCGGCAAGCGCGTGCGGCCGGTGTTCGTCGATTGGAGCTATTGCGTCGACATCGACACTCTGGCCGACTTCGAGTTGGCCCAACAAGTCATCGACCGAAAGCATCTGCAGATCGACATGCCATATGTCGCAGGCGATCGTGAATCGAATCGCAGGCACGGCGGCCCGTCGGACAAATCTCGGGGGCGCCGATGGCCGGAACAGCTCGACTTGGTGGTGTTCGACTTCGACGGCGTGATGACCGACAACCGCGTGCTGGTGTTCGACGACGGCGGCGAAGCTGTGCTGTGCGATCGCAGCGATGGTCTGGGCGTGTCGATGCTTCGCAAGCGAGGCTTTGAATTGGTGGTGCTCTCGACCGAAACGCACCCGGTCGTCGAAGCGCGCTGCCGCAAGCTGGGCATCGCTTGCCGCCAGGGCCTGGCCGACAAGCAAGCCGCGCTGGTTGAGCTAGTCGGGCAGCGGCAGCTTCGTTTGGAAAATACGATCTACCTCGGCAACGATGCGAACGACTTCGGCTGCTTCGCCTCCGCCGGGTTCGCGATTGCTGTTGCGGATGCGCATCCGAGTGCCTTCGAGCGGGTCGATTTCGTGCTTTCCCGTCCGGGTGGTCAAGGTGCGGTGCGCGAGTTGTGTGAGATCTTGCTGAAAAGATATCCGCGAGGCGAAGCGGCGGGCGTCCGTCCTGAAGTCCTTGAGAATGGAAACAATGCCTAG
- a CDS encoding N-acetylneuraminate synthase family protein, with product MPRTIELGGRGVGEEHPVYIIAEIGVNHNGSLGIARRLIDLAKASGCDAVKFQKRTPEKCVPAEMRDKMRETPWGYISYLEYRHKIEFGHAEFRQIDQYCRAQKIVWFASCWDVDSVAFLEEFNTPCLKVPSAALTDRELLDACRATRRPVMLSTGMSTMDQIEAAVAVLGTERLLLAHATSTYPCPKEELNLRMITTLAKRFDCPIGYSGHEVGLATSVAAIALGASFIERHITLDRAMWGSDQAASIEPQGLKRLVKDIRSVESAMGDGQKHVYPSEVVAASRLRLKNTLDAK from the coding sequence ATGCCTAGAACGATCGAACTCGGAGGTCGCGGCGTCGGTGAGGAGCATCCCGTCTACATAATCGCTGAAATCGGCGTCAATCATAACGGCAGCCTGGGCATCGCGCGGCGGCTCATCGATCTGGCCAAGGCGAGCGGCTGCGATGCCGTCAAATTTCAGAAGCGCACTCCGGAGAAATGTGTTCCGGCCGAAATGCGGGACAAGATGCGCGAGACGCCTTGGGGATATATCTCCTACTTGGAATATCGGCACAAGATCGAATTCGGCCACGCCGAGTTCCGGCAAATCGACCAATATTGCCGCGCCCAAAAAATCGTCTGGTTTGCATCGTGCTGGGACGTCGACTCGGTTGCGTTTCTCGAAGAGTTCAACACCCCGTGTTTGAAGGTTCCCTCGGCGGCGCTCACCGATCGCGAGTTGCTCGACGCATGCCGCGCGACGCGCAGGCCAGTCATGCTCTCGACCGGCATGTCGACGATGGACCAGATCGAAGCCGCGGTCGCCGTCTTGGGCACTGAGCGGTTGCTGTTGGCCCACGCCACGAGCACCTATCCCTGCCCGAAGGAAGAGTTGAATCTGCGGATGATCACCACGCTCGCCAAACGCTTCGATTGCCCGATCGGCTACTCGGGGCACGAAGTCGGCTTGGCGACGTCGGTCGCGGCCATTGCGCTGGGAGCTTCGTTCATCGAACGTCATATCACGCTCGACCGCGCCATGTGGGGCAGCGATCAAGCCGCATCCATCGAGCCGCAAGGTTTGAAACGGTTGGTCAAAGACATTCGCAGCGTCGAGAGCGCAATGGGCGACGGTCAAAAGCACGTTTACCCGAGCGAAGTCGTCGCTGCCAGCCGATTGCGGCTGAAAAACACGCTCGACGCGAAATAA
- a CDS encoding NAD-dependent epimerase/dehydratase family protein, whose amino-acid sequence MVNAAFWKDKRVLVTGGAGFVGRWVGRALVAAAAELHILDIVPPKHVAEPFALHRADLRDLDAATHLLEETRPDAIIHLAGQPGVSVSHDQPVSAYESNVLATFNLLEAARRMTAAQAGGRGVPLAIVAVSSNHVYGHQPAEGRQATPESAALNGLGMYAATKLCGDVLARCYGKSYGVPVGIARMTNSYGGDDHHVGHIITGSILSTLRGERPVIKQSGRDRKGYLYIEDTVDGLLAVAEGVAGSPQLAGEAFNLVPDEAITTLELVRAIVAAADSALEPIVQLPDAPHEAEFLDNTKARQLLGWKPRHDLRAGLRKTIAWYRRSSGA is encoded by the coding sequence ATGGTCAACGCCGCATTTTGGAAAGATAAGCGTGTCCTGGTGACCGGCGGAGCGGGCTTCGTCGGGCGATGGGTGGGGCGGGCGCTCGTGGCCGCCGCCGCCGAGCTGCACATCCTCGACATCGTGCCGCCGAAACATGTTGCCGAGCCATTTGCACTGCATCGCGCCGACCTGCGCGATCTGGATGCCGCCACGCATCTACTCGAAGAAACACGACCGGACGCGATTATTCATTTGGCCGGCCAGCCCGGCGTCTCGGTGTCGCATGACCAGCCCGTCTCGGCCTACGAAAGCAATGTGTTGGCGACATTCAACCTTCTCGAAGCGGCACGGCGCATGACCGCGGCGCAAGCGGGCGGCCGCGGCGTCCCGCTGGCCATCGTCGCCGTCTCGAGCAACCATGTGTACGGACATCAGCCCGCCGAAGGCCGGCAAGCGACGCCGGAGTCTGCCGCGTTGAACGGCTTGGGAATGTATGCAGCGACGAAACTCTGCGGCGACGTGCTGGCCCGCTGTTACGGGAAGAGCTACGGCGTGCCGGTCGGCATCGCGCGGATGACGAATTCCTACGGCGGCGACGATCACCACGTTGGCCATATCATCACCGGCTCGATCCTTTCAACGCTGCGCGGCGAACGGCCCGTGATCAAGCAAAGCGGCCGCGATCGGAAAGGTTATCTCTATATCGAGGACACGGTCGATGGATTATTGGCCGTGGCCGAAGGCGTCGCCGGCTCACCGCAATTGGCCGGCGAAGCATTCAACCTCGTTCCCGACGAAGCGATCACGACGCTCGAATTGGTGCGAGCCATCGTCGCCGCGGCGGATAGCGCTCTCGAGCCGATCGTTCAACTTCCCGACGCGCCGCACGAAGCGGAGTTCCTGGATAACACAAAGGCTCGGCAACTGCTGGGCTGGAAGCCGCGGCACGATCTGCGCGCGGGCCTGCGGAAAACAATTGCTTGGTATCGTCGATCAAGCGGCGCGTGA
- a CDS encoding lipopolysaccharide biosynthesis protein produces the protein MAAAAPPAGEPVSGSPPMASSPPTSSAPADSPPMPAGSARQHTYVRRLVGSTFNYGLGKFAPKIIRFLLTFVFTRILSPEQYGFIDLSSKFGDFLTTPMKLGVPGAITRFYFDFSEGPSLKDYVTTVAWFVGLCTMTVGLVALVISPWLLGHFIPGLPYLPFAVLAIVSAMLVCMTELQERLVQAREQSGYAARLYLGRASIAIVLAVLFVAGFRWGAAGMLGAEVVSYLALALLAIRYLRPEVSGRFRLPMLRSSLAYGMAMLPGDFAGSLTPLVTQAILADAQSVSAVGMLGVAGRFAQPLIILAYAFQTAFNPIYFSIRKEATPGGMQRLAVTARNVWALAIFGGVGTALLGPWVIVLMTPSSFHAAGPLLPIYVVFFLGMVIQSLFAPEIYYSKQTWWVPVVAYSGSAVNIAVTVLTVHRFGATGVAWAMASERVATALIFAVISMRLVMIPHQWFNLARITLCGAAAAAAVFWIPRNGGIAELGIGTLGIAAFPIVLWMTGDPSIREGLHLARRIWARESQP, from the coding sequence ATGGCAGCCGCTGCCCCGCCGGCCGGAGAGCCGGTGTCGGGCTCACCGCCAATGGCCTCGTCGCCACCGACATCATCGGCGCCGGCCGATTCACCGCCGATGCCCGCGGGATCCGCGCGGCAGCACACTTATGTGCGCCGTTTGGTCGGATCGACGTTCAACTACGGGCTGGGAAAATTCGCGCCAAAGATCATTCGCTTCCTGTTGACATTTGTCTTCACGCGGATTCTTTCGCCGGAGCAATATGGATTCATCGACTTGTCGTCGAAGTTCGGCGATTTCCTCACGACCCCGATGAAGCTGGGCGTTCCGGGAGCGATCACGCGGTTTTACTTCGATTTCTCCGAAGGGCCGTCGCTCAAGGATTATGTGACGACGGTCGCTTGGTTTGTCGGTCTATGCACCATGACCGTCGGGCTGGTGGCGCTGGTGATCAGCCCCTGGCTCCTGGGGCACTTTATCCCAGGATTGCCCTACCTGCCGTTTGCCGTGTTGGCAATCGTTTCCGCGATGCTCGTTTGCATGACCGAATTGCAGGAACGGCTTGTGCAGGCGCGGGAACAGTCGGGCTATGCGGCCCGGTTGTACCTCGGCCGGGCAAGCATCGCGATTGTGCTCGCCGTGCTGTTCGTGGCCGGCTTTCGCTGGGGGGCGGCCGGAATGCTTGGAGCCGAGGTGGTGTCTTATTTGGCGCTTGCGCTGCTGGCGATCCGCTACCTGAGACCCGAAGTGAGCGGCCGATTTCGATTGCCCATGCTGCGATCGTCGCTGGCCTACGGGATGGCGATGCTGCCGGGCGATTTTGCCGGCAGCCTGACTCCGTTGGTGACGCAAGCGATCCTGGCCGACGCCCAGTCGGTGTCTGCCGTCGGTATGCTGGGAGTCGCCGGTCGATTCGCGCAACCGCTGATTATTCTTGCTTACGCGTTTCAAACGGCGTTCAATCCGATTTACTTTTCAATCCGCAAGGAGGCGACTCCTGGCGGAATGCAGCGGCTCGCGGTGACGGCGCGCAACGTTTGGGCGTTGGCGATTTTCGGCGGCGTGGGGACGGCATTGCTTGGGCCGTGGGTGATTGTGCTCATGACGCCCTCCAGCTTTCACGCGGCCGGCCCGTTGCTGCCGATCTACGTGGTTTTTTTCCTTGGAATGGTCATTCAGTCGCTTTTCGCCCCGGAGATTTACTACAGCAAGCAGACGTGGTGGGTGCCGGTGGTCGCCTACAGCGGCTCGGCGGTGAACATCGCAGTGACTGTGCTCACGGTGCACCGCTTCGGAGCGACGGGTGTCGCCTGGGCCATGGCATCGGAGCGTGTGGCGACGGCGCTTATTTTCGCAGTCATTTCAATGCGATTGGTGATGATTCCGCACCAATGGTTCAATCTTGCGCGGATTACTCTGTGCGGGGCCGCAGCCGCGGCAGCCGTGTTTTGGATTCCGCGGAATGGCGGAATCGCCGAACTCGGAATCGGCACGCTGGGAATCGCAGCATTCCCCATCGTCCTGTGGATGACCGGCGATCCGAGCATCCGCGAGGGCCTGCATTTGGCGCGGCGAATATGGGCTCGGGAATCTCAGCCCTAG
- a CDS encoding class I SAM-dependent methyltransferase, with protein sequence MATALSTNSIGPSLAKCPACHAPWTTAGAVRVPLGRASDAMLTDMLRKQLHVLVYERCSFCNSLVATDERRDPQFLQSIYELLPASYWHHLNPQAGLNIAIEKQLGKRGLVRGDLWDVGCGNGNLLSTLGRQWRKRGIEPGRQAVAEARAQNLDVLLGTPASLQLREVADAVLLVDVVEHLPEPELELLAIKQMLRPGGALVVLTGRADARTARFAGPHWYYLHCIGHVTIFSASSFPLLLRKLGFTDVAVFRVEHPGSVGLRRWTQRIGGNLLRSAIGKDPAAMHYYRDHQLVLATKPLSSNP encoded by the coding sequence ATGGCAACCGCTCTCTCGACTAATTCCATCGGCCCGAGCTTGGCGAAATGCCCGGCTTGCCATGCGCCCTGGACGACCGCCGGTGCGGTTCGCGTTCCGCTTGGACGAGCGTCTGACGCGATGTTGACCGATATGCTTCGAAAGCAACTCCACGTTCTTGTTTACGAGCGCTGTTCGTTTTGCAATTCGCTCGTCGCTACCGACGAGCGACGCGATCCGCAGTTCCTGCAATCGATTTACGAGTTGTTGCCGGCATCGTATTGGCACCATTTGAATCCTCAGGCTGGCTTGAACATCGCAATCGAAAAACAATTGGGCAAGCGTGGTTTGGTGCGGGGCGACCTTTGGGACGTCGGTTGCGGGAATGGAAATCTTCTGAGCACTCTCGGCCGTCAGTGGCGCAAGCGCGGCATCGAGCCGGGCCGCCAGGCAGTGGCGGAGGCGAGGGCCCAAAATTTGGACGTGCTTCTCGGCACTCCCGCGTCGTTGCAATTGCGCGAGGTGGCGGACGCCGTTTTGCTCGTCGATGTCGTCGAGCATTTGCCGGAACCGGAACTCGAACTGCTTGCGATCAAGCAGATGTTGCGACCGGGCGGGGCGCTCGTCGTATTAACCGGGCGCGCGGATGCGCGGACGGCCCGTTTCGCCGGACCGCATTGGTATTACCTGCATTGCATCGGCCACGTGACAATTTTCAGTGCGAGCTCATTTCCGTTGCTGCTGCGCAAACTCGGATTCACCGATGTTGCCGTTTTTCGCGTGGAGCACCCGGGTTCGGTTGGGCTGCGTCGTTGGACGCAGCGAATCGGCGGCAACCTCTTGCGAAGCGCCATCGGAAAGGATCCGGCCGCGATGCACTACTACCGCGACCATCAGCTCGTTCTCGCAACGAAGCCGCTTTCCAGCAACCCTTGA
- a CDS encoding glycosyltransferase, protein MHSIDSRLTQVASDNGPEIGEASAERQLRVLFCSWSELDIASGTPVIVCDMLRHFSDGNAEVFTEENLDQKRRRKISIDHPVRKFQFHTRLWPFLRGHRIRRRLARAGFPLLLGQMVRHIRRFQPDCMVAIYAQPHWILATWMASRITRVPLVYHVHDAFLEANERRKNSSFASWLERKTLTSTRVLALDDNMADHYKRRYGIQCTVLRHIVEHRPLPAKPGPHAGTAATDAAALSAGSRTLTIGFAGAIYESNLRQLTELSQLVNQDPTFRLKVWSGSSFDTSRICGPRVEVAFEANYERLLANIGDCDLLYLPLHFSPGKSMAANAMSLSLPTKSFDYLLSGVPILVHCPEDFSLSRFFVKNRCGYVLNDPQIEAVREWLDAWRSGQLPPPDEEARLKTLQMHSAAENKRILWQVLSEEIGRSGTTKPVSHRDTMDELQLHRPPSKDSSPT, encoded by the coding sequence ATGCATTCCATCGATTCACGCTTGACGCAGGTCGCTTCCGACAATGGGCCGGAAATCGGCGAAGCATCGGCCGAACGCCAGCTTCGTGTGCTCTTCTGTTCTTGGTCGGAATTGGACATCGCCTCCGGGACGCCGGTTATCGTGTGCGATATGCTAAGGCACTTCTCCGACGGGAACGCCGAAGTTTTCACGGAAGAGAACCTCGACCAAAAGCGCCGCCGCAAGATATCGATTGACCACCCCGTCCGCAAGTTTCAGTTTCATACCAGGCTGTGGCCCTTTCTCCGCGGGCATCGGATTCGCCGCCGTTTGGCGCGAGCCGGCTTTCCGCTGCTGCTCGGCCAGATGGTCCGGCATATCCGCCGATTCCAACCGGATTGCATGGTTGCGATCTACGCCCAACCGCACTGGATTCTTGCCACGTGGATGGCTTCGCGAATCACACGCGTGCCGCTCGTCTATCATGTTCACGATGCGTTCTTGGAAGCCAATGAGCGGCGAAAGAATTCGAGCTTTGCGAGTTGGCTGGAACGCAAGACGCTCACCTCCACCCGTGTCTTGGCGCTCGACGACAACATGGCCGACCATTACAAGCGTCGTTACGGCATCCAATGCACGGTTCTTCGCCATATCGTCGAGCATCGTCCGCTACCGGCCAAGCCCGGACCGCACGCCGGGACAGCCGCCACCGATGCGGCGGCCTTGTCCGCAGGGTCACGCACGCTCACGATCGGATTTGCCGGTGCGATTTATGAGAGCAACTTGCGCCAATTGACCGAGTTGAGCCAACTTGTCAACCAAGATCCCACGTTCCGTTTGAAGGTGTGGTCGGGCTCGTCTTTCGATACGAGCCGAATTTGCGGTCCGAGGGTTGAAGTCGCTTTCGAAGCGAACTACGAGCGATTGCTCGCGAATATCGGCGACTGCGACCTGTTGTATCTTCCCTTGCACTTCAGCCCCGGGAAGAGCATGGCGGCAAATGCCATGTCGCTTTCGCTGCCCACCAAGAGCTTCGATTATTTACTGTCGGGCGTTCCAATCTTGGTCCACTGCCCGGAGGATTTTTCCCTATCGCGGTTCTTTGTGAAAAACCGTTGCGGATACGTATTGAACGATCCGCAGATCGAGGCCGTTCGCGAATGGCTCGACGCCTGGCGATCCGGGCAGCTTCCGCCTCCGGACGAAGAGGCTCGGCTGAAAACTTTGCAAATGCATTCCGCTGCGGAAAACAAGCGAATTCTGTGGCAAGTGCTAAGCGAAGAAATCGGTCGTAGCGGCACGACAAAGCCGGTGTCGCATCGCGATACCATGGATGAACTTCAACTTCACCGTCCGCCCTCCAAGGATTCCAG